Genomic window (Anaerolineae bacterium):
CAGGCCCAGCAGGATGCTGAAAAAGTGGAGATAGGCGGACAGGCCGGTGTAGCCCTGGAAAATGCAGACGTCCAGCAATCCATCGGTCAGGCTGGCCATGGGAGCGATGCGCAAGAAGCCGGCGTAGAGCTGGATGTTGCTGGCAACCACCAAGAGCGCGCGCCGCTCCAGCTTGCGGCCGTCCAACTCGATGTACATTTTCGTGCCGGTGAGGGAGAGGGTCTGTGCCACCGCGGCGATGGCAAAGGCCAGCATCCCCAGCCTGCGCTTGTGCTGGGGCCGGCTTTCCACCTGCGCGGTGACCTCGGCATCCATCCCTATCCCGACCCACATCAGGAAATAGCGGTCGTTGGCGCGCCCGACGTCCACGACACGCCATTCCCCTTCCACCATCATGCGGGCGGCTTCCTGCACGGCGTTCGGATGCAGAGGGGTGGTCAGTGGAAGGCCGATCTCACGCGCCCAGACGTTGGTGGTGCCCACCGGCAGGACACCCAGGGCGGTATCGGTGCCGGCGATGCCGTTGACCACCTGTCCGATGGTGCCGTCACCGCCGGCGGCAATAGCCACGTCATAGCCCTGCAAGGCGGCCTCGCGCGCGAACAGCATGGCGTCGAACCGCTCGTGGGTGACCCGCCAGGTGACCTCCCAGCC
Coding sequences:
- a CDS encoding diacylglycerol kinase family lipid kinase, whose product is MRAMLIYNPSAGPHQAEDELRDAVRELEANGWEVTWRVTHERFDAMLFAREAALQGYDVAIAAGGDGTIGQVVNGIAGTDTALGVLPVGTTNVWAREIGLPLTTPLHPNAVQEAARMMVEGEWRVVDVGRANDRYFLMWVGIGMDAEVTAQVESRPQHKRRLGMLAFAIAAVAQTLSLTGTKMYIELDGRKLERRALLVVASNIQLYAGFLRIAPMASLTDGLLDVCIFQGYTGLSAYLHFFSILLGLHTRSPEVAYHQARHLVVRPARPLSIQVDGDLAGYAPVEIEVVPQHLRVIVPKTTASPALHPAGHVQAPAYFWEHFRR